The following coding sequences are from one Streptomyces sp. NBC_01232 window:
- a CDS encoding RHS repeat-associated core domain-containing protein translates to MSLRGRLLNRRIHRRTLGSVVIGLSLALSASSVQALELAPGGTKRPGVQNFGDPVKGTKAKSKGRPANATAKAAVKKLDKPVWPGSGSAEVAVPAAAGTAPAPVKVGGLPVAVAPAKEAAAPAVSFKAAAVSGGKAPGKVRVDVVDPKRATQLGAGALLRVQRADTAPAGGDVRLKVDYSAFADGFGGAYGSRLQLVQLPACAAVADPGTAACPDLPKPLKTVNDPKTKTVSADVSAPARQAGMSAMAAGSAGGGSMVALAAGGSSSQGNYAATPLAPSAKWSVSNSSGGFSWSYPLRTPPVPGGQVPSLGLGYSSQSADGRTSDTNNQGSWVGEGFSYEPGYVERRYKPCAKDGQASSAEQCWAFDNATVMLNGSSNEIIKGDADGKWRLASDDGSKVEQLTGAVNGDNNGEHWKITTSDGTEYYFGKNRLPGWATGNEQTDSVWTLPVFGNNTGEPCYNATFANASCQQAWRWNLDYVKDRQGNVMSYFFNKETNHYALNGKTDVNGTAYTAGGYLKRIDYGQREATVYSAKAPARVVFTTKERCLETDTFKCLPADFKTANAAFWPDVPMDRYCAPSTKCNATQVAASFWTRQRLTGVTTQIRKDATTYDDVEAWTFTHQFTDNGDQSKTLWLSKIDHEGRRGGTAKVPSVELMGTQLKNRVDGLSESIDPFYRFRLSTVLSETGAQLDVNYAPAECTKDALPKPGESTKRCYPVVWSPPGFLDPITDWFHKYVVAQVIETDRTGGSPEQVTEYEYQGPAAWRKAEPDGMTEDKYLTWGGWQGYGKVKVTTGGSAAGKTRIDYTYLQGMDGDKKPDGTARSVTVADSEGGTYTDHQEFSGHELESATYDGDKLVSKVIKTPMRHYTATDTNTWGTSHASFTRTVKTRGYTVTEGGDGRRESESNATYDLTNGTGRILEAEDLGDLSTTADDTCTRTSYADNAAANILGAASRVESVSVKCATAPDRKTQVISDERTAYDGLAFGAAPTVGNATQTERMTSHNGTAATYKVTGTTTYDAFGRPTSQIDASAAETKTAYTDVNGLISQTKVTNALGHVNTRDFDPAWGLSTGQTDPNGKRGDVAFDPLGRLVSVWLPDRSKSGGQTPSVKYSYNYRLDKPVSVKTEKIEIDGSYGAEYELYDSLLRPRQKQTEGPSGTRMVADTFYTPTSKIAKVNATYNAAGAASDELLIVRNGDVGAQTLYEYDGLGRTTAQISAVAGGEQWRTTVTHGGDRTHVDPPVGGTPTTTLTDGQGRTTEVRHYKSASPVPNGPTSGYDTTKYTYTPTGRLKQLTDPANNVWTYKYDQLDRQIEAVDPDSGKRTTTYDAADRPTSTTDARGKTVSTVYDKLDRVLTTWDGPADTGTKLTEQRYDKAGWLGKQWASLRYINATEYFASVTQAMDEFYQPLKTAYTVPASSGTGLAGTYVFASAYNRDGTKQSDSLPAAGGLDAESLAYGYDDIQRLKSMTGTTSYVTNAIWSGRTLLQQLELNNGGKKVWQTFQYETGTDRLLNSKVDVYGSATGPVKESNYSYDQIGNVRSIADVAGSGTPDLQCFAYDYQARMTESWTPATTKAAAGASGTVGSQVPVSGSGPAACNTAPGASALGGPAPYWNSYTFDSVGNRLTETAHDTGLNATKDVKRTFTYKAGSHQVQKVVENTPTGDRQYTYGYDTAGNTTTRTIGGNTQTLEYNALGDPVKNSQPDDVTTPGTNEASETTFLYGPDGSRVQRKDATGTTVYLPGMELRLDAGTTTAKATRYYAFAGQSVAIRTPDKKLSFLASDHHGTAEMSIDATTGAVTQRRMDPYGNSRGTPQGTWKGEKGFVGGTIDASTGLTTIGAREYDPFLGKFITPDPVVDTSDAQQLNAYAYAHNRPVSASDPSGLYDPDERDFCRGRDDCTGGKWTPKPEKNPDPPTTEAENNLRNAEGEHNRTKAKIKNAVKQIAKILMDELGITAALDCFSSGDLGACGETALNIASSFAGGIAGKIAKKYAWPTEWGKAAALAKKLGGLALDLVDGVKSWFKTSEKVEKAKGALAAVKARLRGSGGSCPIQGKHSFLPGTEVLLDDGSTKKIEDVKIGDRITTTDPSTGETVTREVVGTIVTADDKDFVDLTMNTESGEAALVSTVTHPFWVESEQRFIEAGDLKPGMRLRTPAGNTVELSGMRFFNELRQTHDLTIEDVHAYYVLAGVTPVLVHNCGEASLDAQADAAEIRGSDYAAEYQSRSGHVYRSDNKESVTAPDYMADVFDELDHPMNGGCAETQCLSKAYAREGEAGARGGNMTVVHVSDQPKGDHGTPARPCKGCRRVMDKLGVNY, encoded by the coding sequence ATGTCTCTACGCGGCCGATTGCTCAATCGGCGCATACACCGGCGAACACTGGGCTCAGTCGTCATCGGCCTGAGCCTCGCCCTGTCCGCCTCGTCCGTCCAGGCGCTGGAACTGGCCCCCGGCGGCACCAAGCGGCCCGGAGTCCAGAACTTCGGCGACCCCGTCAAGGGAACCAAGGCCAAGTCCAAGGGCCGCCCGGCGAACGCCACCGCCAAGGCGGCCGTCAAGAAGCTGGACAAGCCCGTCTGGCCCGGCAGCGGCAGCGCCGAGGTCGCCGTACCGGCAGCCGCGGGCACCGCCCCGGCGCCGGTGAAGGTCGGCGGCCTGCCGGTCGCCGTCGCCCCCGCGAAGGAGGCCGCCGCCCCGGCGGTGTCCTTCAAGGCCGCCGCCGTCTCCGGCGGAAAGGCCCCCGGCAAGGTCCGGGTCGACGTCGTCGACCCCAAGCGCGCCACCCAGCTCGGCGCCGGCGCCCTGCTGCGCGTCCAGCGGGCCGACACGGCACCGGCGGGCGGCGACGTCCGCCTGAAGGTCGACTACTCGGCCTTCGCCGACGGCTTCGGCGGCGCCTACGGCTCCCGCCTGCAGCTCGTCCAGCTCCCGGCCTGCGCCGCGGTCGCCGACCCGGGCACCGCCGCCTGTCCCGACCTGCCCAAGCCGCTCAAGACGGTCAACGACCCGAAGACGAAGACGGTTTCCGCCGACGTGAGCGCCCCGGCGCGCCAGGCGGGCATGTCCGCCATGGCGGCCGGCTCGGCCGGTGGCGGCTCGATGGTGGCCCTGGCCGCGGGCGGTTCTTCCTCTCAGGGCAACTACGCGGCCACTCCGCTCGCCCCGTCGGCGAAGTGGAGCGTGTCGAACTCCTCGGGCGGCTTCTCCTGGTCGTACCCGCTGCGCACGCCGCCGGTCCCCGGTGGCCAGGTGCCGTCGCTCGGACTCGGCTACTCCTCGCAGTCCGCGGACGGCCGTACCTCCGACACCAACAACCAGGGCTCCTGGGTCGGTGAGGGCTTCTCCTACGAGCCCGGCTACGTCGAGCGGCGTTACAAGCCCTGCGCGAAGGACGGCCAGGCATCGTCCGCCGAGCAGTGCTGGGCCTTCGACAACGCAACGGTGATGCTCAACGGCTCGTCCAACGAGATCATCAAGGGCGACGCCGACGGCAAGTGGCGCCTCGCCTCCGACGACGGTTCCAAGGTCGAGCAGCTCACCGGCGCCGTGAACGGCGACAACAACGGCGAGCACTGGAAGATCACCACGTCCGACGGTACCGAGTACTACTTCGGCAAGAACCGTCTGCCGGGCTGGGCCACGGGCAACGAGCAGACCGACTCGGTCTGGACCCTCCCGGTCTTCGGCAACAACACGGGTGAGCCCTGCTACAACGCCACCTTCGCGAACGCCTCCTGCCAGCAGGCCTGGCGCTGGAACCTGGACTACGTCAAGGACCGCCAGGGCAACGTCATGTCGTACTTCTTCAACAAGGAGACGAACCACTACGCCCTGAACGGCAAGACCGACGTCAACGGCACCGCGTACACGGCGGGCGGCTACCTCAAGCGCATCGACTACGGCCAGCGCGAGGCCACCGTCTACTCCGCCAAGGCCCCGGCCCGCGTCGTGTTCACCACGAAGGAGCGCTGCCTGGAGACCGATACCTTCAAGTGCCTCCCGGCCGACTTCAAGACGGCGAACGCCGCCTTCTGGCCCGATGTCCCGATGGACCGGTACTGCGCGCCGAGCACCAAGTGCAACGCCACGCAGGTCGCTGCCTCCTTCTGGACCCGTCAGCGGCTGACCGGCGTCACCACGCAGATCCGCAAGGACGCCACGACCTACGACGACGTCGAAGCCTGGACGTTCACGCACCAGTTCACCGACAACGGCGACCAGTCCAAGACCCTGTGGCTGTCCAAGATCGACCACGAGGGCCGCAGGGGCGGCACCGCCAAGGTCCCCTCGGTCGAACTGATGGGTACTCAGCTCAAGAACCGGGTCGACGGCCTGAGCGAGAGCATCGATCCCTTCTACCGCTTCCGTCTGTCCACGGTCCTGAGCGAGACCGGCGCCCAGCTGGATGTCAACTACGCCCCGGCGGAGTGCACGAAGGACGCCCTGCCCAAGCCGGGGGAGTCCACCAAGCGTTGCTACCCGGTCGTCTGGTCCCCGCCGGGGTTCCTCGACCCGATCACCGACTGGTTCCACAAGTACGTCGTCGCGCAGGTCATCGAGACCGACCGGACAGGCGGATCCCCCGAACAGGTCACCGAGTACGAGTACCAGGGCCCCGCGGCCTGGCGTAAGGCCGAGCCCGACGGCATGACCGAGGACAAGTACCTCACCTGGGGCGGCTGGCAGGGCTACGGCAAGGTCAAGGTGACCACCGGCGGGTCGGCCGCGGGCAAGACCCGCATCGACTACACGTACCTCCAGGGCATGGACGGCGACAAGAAGCCGGACGGCACCGCGCGCTCGGTGACGGTGGCCGACTCCGAGGGCGGTACGTACACCGACCACCAGGAGTTCAGCGGCCACGAGCTGGAGTCCGCCACCTACGACGGCGACAAGCTCGTCTCCAAGGTCATCAAAACCCCGATGCGGCACTACACCGCGACGGACACCAACACCTGGGGCACCAGCCACGCCTCGTTCACCAGGACCGTCAAGACGCGCGGCTACACCGTGACCGAGGGCGGCGACGGCCGTCGCGAGAGCGAGTCGAACGCGACGTACGACCTGACGAACGGCACCGGCCGGATCCTGGAGGCGGAGGACCTGGGCGATCTGTCGACCACGGCCGACGACACCTGTACCCGTACGTCCTACGCGGACAACGCGGCTGCCAACATCCTCGGCGCGGCGTCCCGGGTCGAGTCCGTCTCGGTCAAGTGCGCCACCGCCCCCGACCGCAAGACGCAGGTGATCTCGGACGAGCGCACCGCGTACGACGGCCTGGCCTTCGGCGCCGCGCCCACGGTGGGCAACGCGACGCAGACCGAGCGCATGACGTCCCACAACGGGACCGCGGCCACCTACAAGGTCACGGGCACGACTACGTACGACGCCTTCGGTCGTCCGACGTCCCAGATCGACGCTTCGGCAGCCGAGACCAAGACGGCGTACACCGACGTCAACGGCCTCATCTCCCAGACCAAGGTCACCAACGCCCTCGGTCACGTCAACACGAGGGACTTCGACCCCGCCTGGGGCCTGTCCACCGGGCAGACCGACCCGAACGGCAAGCGCGGCGACGTGGCGTTCGACCCGCTCGGCCGCCTGGTCTCCGTCTGGCTCCCGGACCGCTCGAAGAGCGGGGGCCAGACGCCCAGCGTCAAGTACAGCTACAACTACCGCCTCGACAAGCCGGTCTCCGTAAAGACCGAGAAGATCGAGATCGACGGCTCCTACGGAGCCGAGTACGAGCTGTACGACAGCCTGCTGCGTCCGCGTCAGAAGCAGACGGAAGGCCCCTCCGGCACCCGCATGGTGGCGGACACCTTCTACACCCCGACCAGCAAGATCGCCAAGGTCAACGCCACGTACAACGCGGCGGGCGCGGCCTCCGACGAGCTGCTGATCGTCCGCAACGGCGACGTCGGCGCGCAGACCCTGTACGAGTACGACGGCCTGGGCCGCACCACCGCGCAGATCTCCGCCGTGGCCGGCGGTGAGCAGTGGCGGACCACGGTCACCCACGGCGGCGACCGCACCCACGTGGACCCGCCGGTCGGCGGCACCCCCACGACGACACTGACCGATGGCCAGGGCCGGACCACCGAGGTCCGCCACTACAAGAGCGCCTCCCCGGTGCCGAACGGTCCGACCTCCGGCTACGACACCACCAAGTACACCTACACGCCGACGGGCAGGCTCAAGCAGCTCACCGACCCGGCGAACAACGTGTGGACCTACAAGTACGACCAGCTCGACCGGCAGATCGAGGCGGTTGACCCGGACTCGGGCAAGCGCACGACCACGTACGACGCGGCCGACCGGCCGACGTCCACCACGGACGCCCGCGGCAAGACGGTCTCGACGGTCTACGACAAGCTCGACCGCGTCCTGACGACGTGGGACGGCCCCGCGGACACCGGCACCAAGCTCACCGAGCAGCGGTACGACAAGGCGGGCTGGCTGGGCAAGCAGTGGGCGTCGCTGCGTTACATCAACGCGACGGAGTACTTCGCCTCGGTCACCCAGGCGATGGACGAGTTCTACCAGCCGCTGAAGACGGCCTACACGGTCCCCGCCTCCTCCGGCACGGGCTTGGCCGGCACCTACGTCTTCGCCAGCGCCTACAACCGTGACGGCACCAAGCAGAGCGACTCGCTCCCGGCGGCGGGCGGTCTCGATGCCGAGAGCCTCGCCTACGGCTACGACGACATCCAGCGCCTGAAGAGCATGACGGGCACGACGTCGTACGTCACCAACGCCATCTGGTCCGGCCGCACCCTCCTGCAGCAGCTGGAGCTGAACAACGGCGGCAAGAAGGTCTGGCAGACCTTCCAGTACGAGACCGGCACCGACCGGCTCCTGAACTCGAAGGTGGACGTCTACGGTTCCGCCACGGGTCCGGTGAAGGAGTCGAACTACTCCTACGACCAGATCGGCAACGTCCGGTCCATCGCCGACGTCGCAGGCAGCGGCACGCCCGACCTGCAGTGCTTCGCGTACGACTACCAGGCCCGCATGACGGAGTCCTGGACCCCGGCGACCACCAAGGCCGCGGCCGGTGCGTCCGGCACGGTCGGCAGCCAGGTCCCGGTCTCGGGCTCGGGTCCGGCGGCCTGCAACACGGCCCCCGGTGCCTCCGCACTGGGCGGCCCGGCTCCGTACTGGAACTCCTACACCTTCGACTCGGTCGGCAACCGCCTCACCGAGACGGCGCACGACACCGGGCTGAACGCCACGAAGGACGTCAAGCGCACCTTCACCTACAAGGCGGGCAGCCACCAGGTCCAGAAGGTCGTGGAGAACACCCCGACCGGCGATCGCCAGTACACCTACGGCTACGACACGGCCGGCAACACCACCACCCGCACGATCGGAGGCAACACCCAGACCCTGGAGTACAACGCCCTCGGTGACCCGGTCAAGAACAGTCAGCCGGACGACGTCACCACGCCGGGCACGAACGAGGCGTCGGAGACGACGTTCCTCTACGGCCCGGACGGCAGCCGGGTCCAGCGCAAGGACGCCACCGGTACCACCGTGTACCTGCCGGGCATGGAGTTGCGCCTGGACGCGGGGACGACCACGGCCAAGGCGACGCGGTACTACGCCTTCGCGGGCCAGAGTGTCGCGATCCGCACCCCGGACAAGAAGCTGTCGTTCCTGGCCTCCGACCACCACGGCACGGCCGAGATGTCCATCGACGCCACGACGGGTGCAGTCACCCAGCGGCGGATGGACCCGTACGGCAACAGCCGAGGCACCCCCCAGGGCACCTGGAAGGGCGAGAAGGGCTTCGTCGGCGGCACGATCGACGCGTCCACGGGCCTCACGACGATCGGGGCCCGCGAATACGACCCGTTCCTGGGCAAGTTCATCACCCCGGACCCGGTCGTCGACACGAGTGACGCCCAGCAGCTGAACGCGTACGCCTACGCACACAACCGCCCGGTCTCCGCGAGCGACCCGAGCGGCCTGTACGACCCGGACGAGCGGGACTTCTGCCGGGGCAGGGACGACTGCACGGGCGGCAAGTGGACCCCGAAGCCCGAGAAGAACCCCGACCCGCCGACCACGGAGGCCGAAAACAATCTGCGCAATGCCGAGGGCGAGCACAACCGCACCAAGGCGAAGATCAAGAATGCCGTCAAGCAGATCGCCAAGATCCTCATGGACGAGCTTGGTATCACTGCGGCTCTGGACTGCTTCTCCAGCGGTGACCTGGGTGCGTGCGGCGAAACGGCGCTCAACATCGCGAGCAGCTTCGCCGGCGGCATCGCAGGCAAGATTGCCAAGAAGTATGCGTGGCCGACCGAGTGGGGCAAGGCCGCAGCCCTCGCCAAGAAACTGGGCGGGCTCGCGCTCGACTTGGTGGACGGGGTCAAGAGCTGGTTCAAGACCTCGGAGAAGGTCGAAAAGGCCAAGGGAGCCCTGGCGGCGGTCAAGGCTCGATTGAGGGGTTCCGGCGGGAGCTGCCCGATTCAGGGTAAGCACAGCTTCCTTCCGGGGACCGAAGTCCTTCTTGACGACGGATCGACGAAGAAGATCGAAGACGTCAAGATCGGGGACCGGATCACCACAACGGATCCGTCCACGGGCGAGACCGTGACGCGTGAAGTCGTCGGCACCATCGTCACCGCGGACGACAAGGACTTCGTCGACCTCACGATGAACACCGAATCAGGCGAAGCGGCACTCGTCTCCACCGTCACGCACCCGTTCTGGGTCGAGTCGGAACAGCGCTTCATCGAGGCCGGTGACCTGAAGCCCGGGATGCGCCTGCGGACCCCGGCAGGCAATACCGTCGAGCTGTCGGGGATGCGATTCTTCAACGAGTTGCGCCAGACCCATGACCTCACCATTGAGGATGTTCACGCCTACTATGTGCTGGCCGGGGTCACTCCGGTGCTGGTGCACAACTGTGGCGAGGCCTCTCTCGATGCGCAGGCCGATGCGGCTGAGATAAGGGGGAGTGACTATGCTGCCGAATATCAATCCCGGAGCGGTCACGTCTACCGTTCGGACAACAAGGAATCCGTCACGGCTCCGGACTACATGGCGGACGTCTTCGATGAGCTGGACCATCCGATGAACGGCGGATGCGCGGAGACCCAGTGCCTCAGCAAGGCGTATGCCAGAGAAGGCGAGGCAGGAGCCCGAGGTGGGAACATGACCGTGGTGCATGTGAGCGATCAGCCCAAGGGCGATCACGGCACACCTGCCCGTCCGTGCAAGGGGTGTCGGCGAGTGATGGACAAATTGGGGGTGAATTATTAG
- a CDS encoding LamG domain-containing protein: protein MMTHQPRTSRGIGRTVLRRASIAAVTAGAVVATTLGLDIWEGPDTARTQEPVAVGTPVQTESEARVAARKSGKQVEVLGLRTEQREIFAAPDGSYTAREYTEPVHAVKNGKWVDIDKTLVKRADGSVVPKATTVGLAFSDGAAGKPFVTMTRNTHEMALTWPYGKLPAPVLDGDTATYPDALPGVDLKVRAEANGFGHLLVVKTPQAAADPRLTRLDLGLKAKGLTYKKDANGAVTAEDSTVGGTVFQSGAPSMWDSAASQEAAARTKGPKAVAQSLSAARADAPTGPAAAAELAPALEGPGGGGKAAALGIEVSKDKLTLVPDQKLLRDGATVFPVVIDPIQKTADRSGWTGVMSGKPTVGEWQYSGSAGVGKCPTDYSAASCAGVGTRRVAFQIPLSFYSGKQILGATFSARVQHVYWADARAEPIQLQRIGGSSAHIDSGSNWNNTQNVTLTTLETLNEKIQPTSCTSQANMHFKSGASGGLTNSVRTAANEGWPSMLFNLKAQNEGSFGGWKRVCGNAYLSISYNTLPGLINTTSMSSNPGGACVTGTGRPYSDVPPTLRAIANDADAGEQVKVRFKLEWKDAAGAAKSYEEDTNYKAPTSSTPFEHTARTTIPENTAISWSVAAHDGDGWGPWSGKCEFMYDKTFPGKPNVFSTQYPATNVYHDGVGAPGTFTFSPNPNDTVPDTDIVKYRYTFAGETAKEVANTTAGGPASVTWTPTRSGPHWVEVVAVDKAGHPSAIARHSFYVAAGAAAAAQWNLADEAGGNAADEEQGKYPAGFGPGVTFGVPGPGGTIDRAARFDGTAGSWVDAGSTVLDTLKGFSVSAWVRPADLSRDMTVISQDGTGEPGFVLGYDAMAKTWKFSVPVDDVDTLGEWKALSTGVTPVKDQWVLLTGIYDGAAGKIQLYVDKDLKGETVRRSTWKSYGALQIGRHIDKAGYEDAFVGDLAEVRVFSRPLLPAQITDIKTVRPERKGYWQLNTAQSGTSPEAGNGQGLTMAGNAAIYVPNPDPLADPPPVDAMVGTGHMLLDGNGDYASTAAAPVTGATSFTLSARVQIASQDATASQTVFSLPGTNANRVQVRYQGATKRWELAVATTDTAGASVTAFSENQVLPDTNPVGQHLAVVYDAFAGQIRLYVNGQLAAAQGVDNTTWAATGGLQVGRSARGNAEYFAGAIDEVRAYNGALDPISVVQLASTIELAQS from the coding sequence ATGATGACGCACCAGCCACGCACCTCCCGCGGCATCGGCCGCACCGTGCTGCGCCGCGCCTCGATCGCCGCGGTGACCGCCGGCGCCGTCGTGGCCACCACCCTCGGCCTGGACATCTGGGAGGGCCCCGACACGGCCCGTACCCAGGAGCCCGTCGCCGTCGGCACCCCCGTCCAGACGGAGTCGGAGGCCCGGGTCGCGGCCCGCAAGAGCGGCAAGCAGGTCGAGGTCCTCGGCCTGCGCACCGAGCAGCGGGAGATCTTCGCCGCGCCGGACGGCTCGTACACGGCCCGCGAGTACACCGAACCGGTGCACGCCGTGAAGAACGGCAAGTGGGTCGACATCGACAAGACGCTGGTCAAGCGCGCGGACGGCAGTGTCGTCCCGAAGGCGACCACCGTCGGTCTGGCCTTCTCCGACGGCGCGGCCGGCAAGCCGTTCGTCACGATGACCCGCAACACCCATGAGATGGCGCTGACCTGGCCCTACGGCAAGCTCCCCGCGCCCGTGCTCGACGGCGACACCGCCACGTACCCGGACGCGCTGCCGGGCGTCGACCTCAAGGTGCGCGCCGAGGCCAACGGCTTCGGCCACCTGCTGGTCGTCAAGACCCCGCAGGCCGCCGCCGACCCGCGCCTGACGCGCCTGGACCTCGGCCTCAAGGCCAAGGGCCTGACGTACAAGAAGGACGCGAACGGCGCCGTCACCGCCGAGGACAGCACGGTCGGCGGCACGGTCTTCCAGTCCGGTGCCCCGTCCATGTGGGACTCGGCCGCCTCCCAGGAGGCCGCCGCCCGCACCAAGGGCCCCAAGGCCGTGGCCCAGTCGCTGTCCGCGGCCCGCGCCGACGCCCCCACCGGGCCGGCCGCCGCCGCGGAGCTGGCTCCGGCCCTCGAAGGCCCGGGCGGCGGCGGCAAGGCCGCGGCCCTCGGCATCGAGGTGTCCAAGGACAAGCTGACCCTGGTCCCCGACCAGAAGCTGCTGCGTGACGGCGCGACGGTCTTCCCCGTGGTCATCGACCCGATCCAGAAGACGGCCGACCGCTCGGGCTGGACCGGCGTCATGTCGGGCAAGCCCACGGTGGGCGAGTGGCAGTACTCCGGCAGCGCGGGCGTGGGCAAGTGCCCGACGGACTACAGCGCCGCCTCCTGCGCCGGTGTCGGCACGCGCCGTGTGGCCTTCCAGATCCCGCTGTCCTTCTACAGCGGCAAGCAGATCCTCGGCGCCACCTTCAGCGCGCGCGTCCAGCACGTGTACTGGGCCGACGCCCGGGCCGAACCCATCCAGCTCCAGCGGATCGGCGGCAGCAGCGCCCACATCGACAGCGGCAGCAACTGGAACAACACCCAGAACGTGACGCTGACGACGCTGGAGACGCTCAACGAGAAGATCCAGCCGACGAGCTGCACGTCCCAGGCCAACATGCACTTCAAGTCCGGTGCCTCCGGCGGCCTGACCAACAGCGTGCGCACCGCGGCCAACGAGGGCTGGCCCTCGATGCTCTTCAACCTCAAGGCCCAGAACGAGGGCAGCTTCGGCGGCTGGAAGCGGGTCTGCGGCAACGCGTACCTGAGCATCAGCTACAACACGCTGCCGGGCCTGATCAACACCACCTCCATGTCGTCCAACCCCGGTGGCGCCTGCGTCACGGGTACCGGCCGGCCCTACAGCGACGTGCCGCCGACGCTGCGCGCCATCGCGAACGACGCCGACGCGGGCGAGCAGGTCAAGGTCCGCTTCAAGCTGGAGTGGAAGGACGCGGCGGGCGCCGCCAAGTCCTACGAGGAGGACACGAACTACAAGGCGCCGACCAGCTCCACCCCCTTCGAGCACACCGCCCGCACGACGATCCCCGAGAACACGGCCATCTCCTGGAGCGTCGCCGCCCATGACGGCGACGGATGGGGGCCGTGGAGCGGCAAGTGCGAGTTCATGTACGACAAGACGTTCCCGGGCAAGCCGAACGTCTTCAGCACCCAGTACCCGGCCACCAACGTCTACCACGACGGTGTCGGGGCTCCCGGCACGTTCACCTTCTCGCCCAACCCGAACGACACCGTGCCCGACACGGACATCGTCAAGTACCGCTACACCTTCGCCGGTGAGACCGCCAAGGAGGTCGCCAACACCACGGCGGGCGGCCCGGCCTCGGTGACCTGGACGCCCACCCGCTCCGGTCCGCACTGGGTCGAAGTCGTCGCGGTCGACAAGGCGGGGCACCCGAGTGCCATCGCCCGTCACTCCTTCTACGTCGCCGCAGGCGCAGCCGCGGCCGCGCAGTGGAACCTCGCCGACGAGGCGGGCGGCAACGCCGCCGACGAGGAGCAGGGCAAGTACCCGGCCGGCTTCGGCCCGGGTGTCACCTTCGGCGTCCCCGGCCCGGGCGGCACCATCGACCGCGCGGCCCGCTTCGACGGCACCGCCGGCAGCTGGGTCGACGCGGGCAGCACGGTGCTGGACACCCTCAAGGGCTTCAGCGTCAGCGCCTGGGTCCGGCCCGCGGACCTGAGCCGCGACATGACGGTCATCAGCCAGGACGGCACCGGCGAGCCGGGCTTCGTCCTCGGCTACGACGCCATGGCCAAGACCTGGAAGTTCTCCGTCCCGGTCGACGACGTCGACACCCTCGGCGAATGGAAGGCCCTGTCCACCGGTGTCACCCCGGTCAAGGACCAGTGGGTGCTGCTGACCGGCATCTACGACGGTGCCGCGGGCAAGATCCAGCTGTACGTCGACAAGGACCTCAAGGGTGAGACGGTCCGCCGCTCCACCTGGAAGTCCTACGGCGCACTGCAGATCGGCCGCCACATCGACAAGGCGGGCTACGAGGACGCCTTCGTCGGCGACCTCGCCGAGGTCCGGGTCTTCAGCCGGCCGCTCCTGCCCGCCCAGATCACCGACATCAAGACGGTCAGGCCGGAGCGCAAGGGCTACTGGCAGCTCAACACGGCCCAGTCCGGAACCTCCCCCGAGGCGGGCAACGGCCAGGGCCTGACGATGGCCGGCAACGCGGCCATCTACGTCCCGAACCCCGACCCGCTGGCCGACCCGCCGCCGGTCGACGCCATGGTCGGAACGGGCCACATGCTCCTCGACGGCAACGGGGACTACGCCTCGACGGCGGCCGCCCCGGTCACCGGAGCCACGAGCTTCACGCTCTCGGCGCGCGTCCAGATCGCCTCGCAGGACGCCACGGCCTCGCAGACGGTGTTCTCGCTGCCCGGTACGAACGCCAACCGGGTCCAGGTCCGCTACCAGGGCGCCACCAAGCGCTGGGAGCTGGCCGTGGCCACGACCGACACGGCCGGAGCCTCGGTGACGGCCTTCTCCGAGAACCAGGTCCTGCCCGACACCAACCCCGTCGGCCAGCACCTGGCCGTCGTCTACGACGCGTTCGCCGGTCAGATCCGCCTGTACGTCAACGGCCAGCTGGCCGCGGCGCAGGGCGTGGACAACACGACCTGGGCCGCCACCGGCGGGCTCCAGGTGGGCCGTTCGGCCCGCGGCAACGCCGAGTACTTCGCCGGAGCCATCGACGAGGTCCGCGCCTACAACGGCGCCCTCGACCCGATCTCCGTCGTCCAGCTCGCCAGCACGATCGAGCTGGCCCAGAGCTAG